A region from the Phoenix dactylifera cultivar Barhee BC4 unplaced genomic scaffold, palm_55x_up_171113_PBpolish2nd_filt_p 001424F, whole genome shotgun sequence genome encodes:
- the LOC103695550 gene encoding transcription factor-like protein DPB translates to MVAGNRQNDDGKKTAASLPKPPGGGSRSSWATSAFSGGQSASTSGSVGSPSSRSETAAATTPVSESTFVRLNHLDIHGDDAGSSLGAVSGKKKKRGTRAVGGDKSGRGLRQFSMKVCEKVESKGRTTYNEVADELVAEFTDPNSNVVSPDQQQYDEKNIRRRVYDALNVLMAMDIISKDKKEIQWKGLPRTSLNDIEELKAERVGLKSRIERKTAYLQDLQDQLVDLQNLIQRNEQLYKSGNAPSGAVALPFILVQTRPHATVEVEISEDMQLVHFDFNSTPFELHDDSFVLKGMRFGEREHNDSAHEPSSNGGECPSTLGMYQQHVQQPTRPSSTNKLPTSPPMPGILKARVKHEH, encoded by the exons ATGGTCGCCGGCAACCGCCAGAATGACGACGGGAAGAAGACGGCGGCGAGCCTCCCCAAGCCCCCGGGTGGCGGGAGCCGCTCGTCGTGGGCCACGTCGGCGTTCTCCGGCGGGCAATCGGCGTCCACGAGCGGGAGCGTCGGGTCCCCATCGAGCCGGAGCGAGACGGCGGCGGCGACGACGCCCGTGAGCGAGAGCACCTTCGTGAGGCTGAACCACCTCGACATCCACGGGGACGATGCCGGCTCCTCCCTAGGGGCCGTGAG tggcaagaagaaaaagaggggaACACGGGCGGTTGGTGGTGATAAAAGTGGTAGAGGACTCCGCCAGTTCAGCATGAAAG TTTGCGAGAAAGTGGAAAGCAAAGGAAGAACAACTTACAATGAG GTTGCGGATGAACTTGTAGCTGAATTTACTGATCCCAACAGTAATGTGGTATCTCCAGATCAG CAACAGTATGATGAGAAGAATATAAGGCGGAGGGTGTACGATGCCCTGAATGTTCTTATGGCAATGGATATTATATCTAAAGATAAAAAGGAAATACAGTGGAAGGGTTTACCTCGAACTAGTCTAAATGATATTGAAGAATTAAAG GCAGAGCGTGTTGGATTGAAAAGTAGGATTGAAAGGAAAACTGCATATTTGCAAGACTTACAAGATCAA CTTGTAGATCTGCAAAACTTGATACAACGGAATGAGCAATTATACAAATCTGGAAATGCTCCTTCAGGCGCAGTGGCTTTACCTTTTATCTTGGTTCAG ACTCGTCCACATGCAACTGTAGAGGTGGAAATATCAGAAGATATGCAACTGGTGCATTTCGACTTTAACAG CACTCCTTTTGAGTTGCATGATGACTCATTTGTTCTGAAAGGAATGAGATTCGGTGAAAGAGAACATAACGATAGTGCCCATGAGCCCAGTTCAAATGGAGGTGAATGCCCCAGCACGCTGGGTATGTATCAGCAGCACGTGCAACAACCTACAAGGCCCAGTTCTACAAATAAGCTGCCCACCTCTCCTCCTATGCCTGGAATTCTAAAGGCACGTGTGAAGCATGAACACTAG